In one Streptomyces venezuelae genomic region, the following are encoded:
- a CDS encoding discoidin domain-containing protein: MKRIRDAQARRPRRWWRPFAAALTATLLLLGLPALPAAAAGGPDLAAGKPAKASSAKAEYGAAHITDGNAGTYWESASSDLPQWVQVDLGRGTRVDEVVLKLPPAWEARKQTLSVQGSADGSGFDTLAASGARSFEPGSGNTVTVRFPSAQTRFVRVHITANTGWPAAQLAELQVHAAADASVNLALGKTLKASSHTQDYAAANANDGNRATYWESENGRLPQWVQADLGSSARIDEVVLRVPEGWGDRRQTLKVQGSTDGSDFTDLAASKEYAFTAASEHSATLALDTVTTRYVRVLITANTAQPAGQLSELEIYGPAGGDTQAPTAPKNLALTEPEPGRIKLAWDASDDDKGVTAYDVYANGELLTSVAGDVRTYTDTRSAGATVTYYVRARDAAGNASPNSNSVTRKGDSGDTQAPTAPTNLTIGQPSSGEIKLTWGASDDNVKVTAYDVYADGKLLKSVAGDVTTYTDTRSASVTVSYTVRARDAAGNVSAHSNTVTRPGGGNKNLAEGKPITASSVIHTFVAENANDGQTSTYWEGAAGSYPNTLTVKLGANADVDAVVVKLNPDAGWGARTQKVQVLGREQKASDFTSLVAEKEYSFSPSGNQNTVTIPVSAKVADVRLRFTANSGATAGQVAEFQVMGAPAANPDLEITKLAYAPEAPTETDELTLTATVRNRGTEASTATDAVFRLGGDKAGTASVGALAAGESTTVSARTGARDAGSYPFSAEVDTKNEVIEQDEGNNTYTGPSPLVVKPVDSSDLVASPVSWTPSAPSKGKEVTFSVAVKNQGTKASASGAHGIKVVLQDDKGATVKTLTGEHNGVIGAGDTTAPVKLGTWTAGDGRFTIRTVIADDANELPVKRENNTTTHSLFVGRGADMPYDTYEAEDGVLAGGAKTVGPNRTVGDLAGEASGRKAVTLNSTGESVEFTAKQDTNTLVTRFSIPDAPGGGGTQATLNIYVDGVFRKAIDLTSKYAWLYGDEASPGNSPGAGPARHIYDEAHVMLDGTVKAGSKIKLQKDSANTSRYAIDFVDLEQVTAKANPDPAAYTVPAGFTHQDVQNALDKVRMDTSGKLTGVYLPPGDYEPSNKFQVYGKAVQVVGAGPWFTRFHAPRSQDNTDVGFRAEASAKGSSFSGFAYFGNYTSRIDGPGKVFDFQNVSDITIDDIWNEHMVCLYWGANTDRMTIKNSRIRDMFADGINMTNGSTDNLVANNEARATGDDSFALFSAIDAGGADMKNNVYENLTSLLTWRAAGFAVYGGYNNTFRNSRIADTLVYSGITISSLDFGYPMNGFGKDPTTFENITVERAGGTFWKGQDFPAIWAFSASKVFQGIRVNNVDIVDPTFHGVMFQTKYTGSQPEFPVKDTIFTDVSITGAPIGIYVNEMPEAGQGPAVGEATFVRPKLSGNGQDIKNDTSTFKLTMQP, translated from the coding sequence ATGAAACGCATCAGAGACGCACAGGCCCGAAGACCACGCAGGTGGTGGCGGCCCTTCGCCGCCGCTCTCACCGCGACGCTGCTCCTCCTCGGCCTGCCCGCCCTGCCCGCCGCGGCGGCGGGCGGCCCCGACCTGGCCGCGGGCAAGCCGGCCAAGGCGAGCAGCGCCAAGGCGGAGTACGGCGCCGCCCACATCACCGACGGCAACGCGGGCACGTACTGGGAGAGTGCGTCGTCCGACCTGCCCCAGTGGGTGCAGGTCGACCTCGGCCGCGGCACCCGCGTCGACGAGGTCGTCCTCAAGCTGCCCCCGGCCTGGGAGGCCCGCAAGCAGACGCTGTCCGTGCAGGGCAGCGCCGACGGCAGCGGCTTCGACACCCTCGCCGCGTCCGGGGCCCGCTCCTTCGAGCCCGGCTCCGGCAACACGGTGACGGTCCGCTTCCCTTCGGCGCAGACCCGTTTCGTACGGGTGCACATCACCGCCAACACCGGCTGGCCCGCCGCCCAGCTCGCCGAGCTGCAGGTGCACGCGGCCGCCGACGCCTCCGTGAACCTGGCGCTCGGCAAGACCCTCAAGGCGAGCAGCCACACCCAGGACTACGCCGCAGCCAACGCCAACGACGGCAACCGCGCCACGTACTGGGAGAGCGAGAACGGCAGGCTTCCGCAGTGGGTCCAGGCCGACCTCGGCTCCTCGGCGCGGATCGACGAGGTGGTCCTGCGCGTGCCCGAGGGATGGGGCGACCGCCGCCAGACCCTGAAGGTCCAGGGCAGCACGGACGGCTCGGACTTCACCGACCTGGCCGCGTCCAAGGAGTACGCCTTCACCGCGGCCTCGGAGCACTCCGCGACCCTCGCCCTCGACACCGTCACCACGCGGTACGTCCGCGTCCTGATCACCGCCAACACCGCGCAGCCCGCGGGCCAGCTGTCCGAGCTGGAGATCTACGGCCCGGCGGGCGGCGACACGCAGGCGCCCACCGCGCCGAAGAACCTCGCCCTCACCGAACCGGAGCCGGGCCGGATCAAGCTCGCCTGGGACGCCTCCGACGACGACAAGGGCGTGACCGCGTACGACGTGTACGCCAACGGGGAGCTGCTCACCAGCGTCGCCGGTGACGTGCGCACGTACACCGACACGCGGTCGGCGGGCGCCACCGTCACGTACTACGTGCGCGCCCGCGACGCCGCGGGCAACGCCTCACCCAACAGCAACTCCGTCACCCGCAAGGGCGACTCGGGCGACACCCAGGCACCGACCGCGCCCACGAACCTCACGATCGGCCAGCCCTCCAGCGGTGAGATCAAGCTGACATGGGGTGCGTCGGACGACAACGTGAAGGTCACGGCGTACGACGTGTACGCGGACGGCAAGCTCCTGAAGTCCGTGGCCGGCGACGTGACGACGTACACCGACACCCGTTCCGCGAGCGTCACCGTCTCCTATACGGTCCGGGCCCGCGACGCCGCCGGGAACGTCTCGGCGCACAGCAACACCGTGACGCGCCCCGGCGGCGGCAACAAGAACCTGGCCGAGGGCAAGCCGATCACGGCCTCCTCGGTGATCCACACCTTCGTCGCCGAGAACGCCAACGACGGCCAGACGTCCACCTACTGGGAGGGCGCCGCGGGCAGCTACCCCAACACCCTCACCGTCAAGCTCGGCGCCAACGCCGACGTCGACGCGGTCGTCGTCAAGCTGAACCCGGACGCCGGGTGGGGCGCCCGCACCCAGAAGGTGCAGGTCCTCGGCCGGGAGCAGAAGGCCTCCGACTTCACGTCGCTGGTGGCGGAGAAGGAGTACTCCTTCAGCCCGTCCGGCAACCAGAACACCGTCACCATTCCGGTGTCGGCGAAGGTCGCCGACGTGCGTCTGCGGTTCACCGCGAACAGCGGCGCCACCGCCGGGCAGGTCGCCGAGTTCCAGGTCATGGGCGCCCCGGCGGCCAACCCCGACCTGGAGATCACCAAGCTGGCGTACGCCCCCGAGGCGCCGACCGAGACCGACGAGCTGACCCTGACCGCGACCGTGCGCAACCGCGGCACCGAGGCCTCGACGGCCACCGACGCCGTCTTCCGTCTCGGCGGCGACAAGGCGGGCACGGCGTCCGTGGGCGCGCTCGCCGCGGGCGAGTCGACGACGGTGAGCGCCAGGACCGGCGCGCGCGACGCGGGCTCGTACCCCTTCAGCGCGGAGGTGGACACCAAGAACGAGGTGATCGAACAGGACGAGGGCAACAACACCTACACCGGCCCGAGCCCGCTGGTGGTCAAGCCGGTCGACTCGTCCGACCTGGTGGCGTCCCCCGTGAGCTGGACGCCGTCCGCGCCCTCCAAGGGCAAGGAGGTCACCTTCAGTGTCGCGGTCAAGAACCAGGGCACCAAGGCGTCCGCATCGGGCGCGCACGGCATCAAGGTCGTCCTCCAGGATGACAAGGGCGCCACAGTGAAGACCCTGACCGGCGAGCACAACGGCGTGATCGGCGCGGGCGACACCACGGCCCCGGTCAAGCTCGGCACCTGGACCGCTGGCGACGGCCGCTTCACGATCAGGACCGTCATCGCCGACGACGCCAACGAACTGCCGGTCAAGCGCGAGAACAACACGACCACCCACTCCCTGTTCGTCGGCCGGGGTGCCGACATGCCCTACGACACCTACGAGGCGGAGGACGGCGTCCTCGCGGGCGGCGCGAAGACCGTCGGCCCCAACCGCACCGTCGGCGACCTCGCCGGTGAGGCGTCCGGCCGCAAGGCCGTCACGCTGAACTCGACCGGCGAGTCCGTGGAGTTCACCGCCAAGCAGGACACCAACACCCTGGTCACCCGCTTCTCCATCCCGGACGCCCCGGGCGGCGGCGGCACCCAGGCGACCCTGAACATCTACGTGGACGGCGTCTTCAGGAAGGCCATCGACCTCACCTCCAAGTACGCCTGGCTGTACGGGGACGAGGCATCGCCCGGCAACTCGCCGGGAGCCGGCCCCGCCCGGCACATCTACGACGAGGCGCACGTCATGCTCGACGGGACGGTGAAGGCCGGCAGCAAGATCAAGCTCCAGAAGGACAGCGCCAACACCTCGCGCTACGCCATCGACTTCGTCGACCTGGAGCAGGTCACCGCGAAGGCCAACCCCGACCCGGCCGCCTACACCGTGCCCGCCGGGTTCACCCACCAGGACGTGCAGAACGCCCTGGACAAGGTCCGCATGGACACCAGCGGAAAGCTGACGGGCGTCTACCTGCCGCCCGGCGACTACGAGCCGAGCAACAAGTTCCAGGTCTACGGCAAGGCCGTCCAGGTCGTCGGCGCCGGCCCCTGGTTCACCCGCTTCCACGCCCCGAGGAGCCAGGACAACACGGACGTCGGATTCCGTGCCGAGGCGAGCGCCAAGGGCTCGTCCTTCTCCGGCTTCGCCTACTTCGGCAACTACACGTCCCGCATCGACGGCCCCGGCAAGGTCTTCGACTTCCAGAACGTCTCCGACATCACCATCGACGACATCTGGAACGAGCACATGGTGTGCCTCTACTGGGGCGCCAACACGGACCGCATGACCATCAAGAACTCGCGGATCCGCGACATGTTCGCCGACGGCATCAACATGACCAACGGCAGTACGGACAACCTGGTCGCCAACAACGAGGCGCGGGCCACGGGCGACGACAGCTTCGCCCTCTTCTCCGCCATCGACGCGGGCGGCGCGGACATGAAGAACAACGTCTACGAGAACCTGACCTCGCTCCTGACCTGGCGCGCGGCGGGCTTCGCGGTCTACGGCGGCTACAACAACACCTTCCGCAACAGCCGCATCGCCGACACCCTCGTCTACTCCGGGATCACCATCTCCTCGCTGGACTTCGGCTACCCGATGAACGGCTTCGGGAAGGACCCGACCACGTTCGAGAACATCACGGTCGAACGGGCCGGCGGCACCTTCTGGAAGGGCCAGGACTTCCCGGCCATCTGGGCGTTCTCCGCGTCGAAGGTCTTCCAGGGGATCCGCGTGAACAACGTCGACATCGTCGACCCGACGTTCCACGGGGTGATGTTCCAGACGAAGTACACGGGCAGCCAGCCCGAGTTCCCGGTCAAGGACACGATCTTCACGGATGTGTCGATCACGGGAGCGCCGATCGGCATCTACGTCAACGAGATGCCGGAGGCGGGTCAGGGGCCCGCCGTCGGTGAAGCCACCTTCGTACGGCCCAAGTTGAGCGGCAACGGGCAGGACATCAAGAACGACACGTCCACGTTCAAGCTCACCATGCAGCCCTGA
- a CDS encoding LacI family DNA-binding transcriptional regulator, whose protein sequence is MTRRLAQVAKKVGVSEATVSRVLNDKPGVSAATRQSVLTALDVLGYERPTQLRGERARLVGLVLPELQNPIFPAFAEVIGGALAQQGLTPVLCTQTRGGVSEADYVDLLLQQHVSGVVFAGGLFAEADAPHDHYRRLAERNIPVVLINASIEGLDFPCVACDDAVAVEQAWRHLASLGHERIGLVLGPADHVPSRRKLVAARDIAAAAGMELPDAFVERSIFSLEGGQAAAARLMERGVTGIVCGSDPLALGAVRAARRKGLSVPADVSVVGYDDSAFMTCTEPPLSTVRQPIEAMGRAAVDLLCAQIRGTQAHPGELLFEPELVVRGSTAQLLGTR, encoded by the coding sequence ATGACGCGACGACTTGCTCAAGTTGCGAAGAAGGTGGGGGTCAGCGAGGCGACGGTCAGCCGTGTCCTCAACGACAAGCCCGGCGTCTCCGCCGCGACCCGACAGTCCGTGCTGACGGCCCTGGACGTCCTCGGCTACGAGCGGCCCACCCAGCTGCGCGGCGAGCGCGCCCGGCTCGTCGGCCTCGTGCTCCCCGAGCTCCAGAACCCGATCTTCCCCGCGTTCGCCGAGGTCATCGGGGGCGCCCTCGCGCAGCAGGGCCTCACACCCGTGCTCTGCACGCAGACCAGGGGCGGCGTCTCCGAGGCCGACTACGTGGACCTGCTGCTCCAGCAGCACGTCTCCGGCGTCGTCTTCGCCGGCGGCCTCTTCGCGGAGGCCGACGCGCCCCACGACCACTACCGGCGCCTGGCCGAGCGCAACATCCCCGTCGTCCTGATCAACGCGTCGATCGAAGGCCTCGACTTCCCCTGCGTCGCGTGTGACGACGCCGTCGCCGTCGAGCAGGCCTGGCGCCACCTCGCCTCGCTCGGCCACGAACGGATCGGCCTCGTCCTCGGCCCGGCCGACCACGTGCCCTCGCGCCGCAAGCTCGTCGCCGCCCGCGACATCGCCGCGGCCGCGGGCATGGAGCTGCCCGACGCGTTCGTCGAGCGGTCGATCTTCTCCCTGGAGGGCGGTCAGGCGGCCGCCGCGCGCCTCATGGAGCGCGGCGTCACCGGCATCGTCTGCGGCAGCGACCCGCTCGCCCTCGGCGCCGTCCGGGCCGCCCGCCGCAAGGGCCTCTCCGTCCCCGCCGACGTCTCCGTCGTCGGCTACGACGACTCGGCCTTCATGACCTGCACCGAGCCGCCCCTCTCGACCGTGCGCCAGCCCATCGAGGCGATGGGCCGCGCCGCCGTCGACCTGCTGTGCGCGCAGATCCGGGGCACCCAGGCCCACCCCGGCGAGCTCCTCTTCGAGCCGGAGCTCGTCGTCCGCGGCTCGACGGCTCAGCTGCTCGGCACTCGCTGA
- a CDS encoding L-serine ammonia-lyase: MAISVFDLFSIGIGPSSSHTVGPMRAARMFASRLKNEGLMAHTTAIRAELYGSLGATGHGHGTPKAVLLGLEGESPRTVNVESADDRVEEIRSGGRINLLGMHEIDFDFDEDLILHRRKALPYHANGMTIFAYDREGGLVLEKTYYSVGGGFVVDEDAVAGENPIVPDDTVLRHPFRTGDELLRLTEETGLSISALMLENEKAWRTEEEIRAGLLDIWGVMQACVSRGMSREGILPGGLKVRRRAANSARQLRAEGEPQARAMEWITLYAMAVNEENAAGGRVVTAPTNGAAGIIPAVLHYYMNFVPGADEDGVVRFLLAAGAIGMLFKENASISGAEVGCQGEVGSACSMAAGALAEVMGGSPSKVENAAEIGMEHNLGLTCDPVGGLVQIPCIERNGMAAVKAVTAAKMAMRGDGSHKVSLDKVIKTMKDTGADMSVKYKETARGGLAVNIIEC, translated from the coding sequence GTGGCCATCTCGGTCTTCGACCTGTTCTCGATCGGCATCGGCCCGTCCAGCTCCCACACGGTCGGTCCCATGCGCGCGGCCCGCATGTTCGCGAGCCGCCTCAAGAACGAGGGCCTCATGGCCCACACGACGGCGATACGGGCGGAGCTGTACGGCTCGCTCGGCGCGACGGGCCACGGCCACGGCACCCCGAAGGCCGTGCTGCTCGGCCTGGAGGGCGAGTCGCCCCGCACCGTGAACGTGGAGAGCGCCGACGACCGCGTCGAGGAGATCAGGAGCGGCGGCCGCATCAACCTCCTCGGCATGCACGAGATCGACTTCGATTTCGACGAGGACCTGATCCTGCACCGCCGCAAGGCCCTGCCGTACCACGCCAACGGCATGACGATCTTCGCGTACGACCGTGAGGGCGGCCTCGTCCTGGAGAAGACGTACTACTCCGTGGGCGGCGGTTTCGTGGTCGACGAGGACGCTGTCGCGGGCGAGAACCCGATCGTGCCGGACGACACCGTCCTGCGGCACCCCTTCCGCACCGGCGACGAGCTGCTCCGCCTCACGGAGGAGACGGGCCTGTCCATCTCCGCGCTGATGCTGGAGAACGAGAAGGCGTGGCGCACCGAGGAGGAGATCCGTGCGGGTCTGCTCGACATCTGGGGCGTCATGCAGGCCTGCGTCTCGCGCGGCATGTCCCGCGAGGGCATCCTGCCGGGCGGCCTGAAGGTGCGCCGCCGCGCCGCGAACTCGGCCAGGCAGCTGCGCGCCGAGGGCGAGCCGCAGGCCCGCGCCATGGAGTGGATCACGCTCTACGCGATGGCGGTGAACGAGGAGAACGCCGCGGGCGGCCGCGTGGTCACGGCCCCCACGAACGGCGCGGCGGGCATCATCCCGGCGGTCCTGCACTACTACATGAACTTCGTGCCCGGCGCCGACGAGGACGGCGTGGTCCGCTTCCTGCTGGCGGCCGGCGCGATCGGCATGCTCTTCAAGGAGAACGCCTCGATCTCCGGCGCCGAGGTCGGCTGCCAGGGCGAGGTCGGCTCCGCCTGCTCGATGGCGGCGGGCGCGCTCGCCGAGGTCATGGGCGGCTCCCCCTCCAAGGTGGAGAACGCCGCGGAGATCGGCATGGAGCACAACCTGGGCCTGACCTGCGACCCGGTCGGCGGGCTCGTTCAGATCCCGTGCATCGAGCGCAACGGCATGGCGGCGGTCAAGGCCGTCACCGCCGCGAAGATGGCGATGCGCGGCGACGGCTCCCACAAGGTGTCCCTCGACAAGGTCATCAAGACGATGAAGGACACGGGCGCCGACATGAGCGTCAAGTACAAGGAGACCGCGCGGGGCGGTCTCGCGGTGAACATCATCGAGTGCTGA
- a CDS encoding carbohydrate ABC transporter permease translates to MSLKTPTRDTALAPAPSPAPRRPREARRRALREHLTAYGFLSAAVVIFALFSWWPIIRNVLLGFQDVNFATGNTWNGTSNFEKLLNDPLFLTAWRNTGLFTLYALVLGFAVPFLTAVLLNEFRHARAYFRVLVYLPVMLPPVVVALMWKWFYDPGPGLLNEILRTLHLPTSAWLDSSSTSLISLVIVSTWANMGTTTLIYLAALQTIPGELYEAAELDGAGVWQRLRHVTIPQTRFVLLVLLLLQIVATMQVFTEPYVMTGGGPEDSTVTVMFLVYRYAFVYNDFGTASALSLLLLIALGVFSALYLRVTRAAKE, encoded by the coding sequence ATGTCGCTGAAGACCCCGACCCGGGACACGGCCCTCGCGCCGGCCCCCTCCCCCGCACCCCGCAGACCGCGGGAGGCCCGCCGCCGCGCGCTGCGCGAGCACCTGACGGCGTACGGGTTCCTGAGCGCGGCCGTGGTGATCTTCGCGCTGTTCTCGTGGTGGCCGATCATCCGCAACGTGCTCCTCGGCTTCCAGGACGTCAACTTCGCCACCGGCAACACCTGGAACGGCACCAGCAACTTCGAGAAGCTCCTCAACGATCCGCTGTTCCTCACGGCCTGGCGGAACACCGGCCTGTTCACCCTGTACGCGCTGGTCCTCGGCTTCGCCGTGCCGTTCCTGACGGCGGTGCTCCTCAACGAGTTCCGGCACGCGCGGGCGTACTTCCGGGTCCTCGTCTATCTGCCCGTCATGCTGCCGCCGGTCGTGGTGGCGCTGATGTGGAAGTGGTTCTACGACCCGGGCCCCGGCCTGTTGAACGAGATCCTCCGCACCCTGCACCTGCCGACATCGGCGTGGCTCGACTCCTCGTCCACCTCACTGATCTCCCTGGTCATCGTCTCGACCTGGGCCAACATGGGCACCACCACCCTCATCTACCTTGCCGCGCTCCAGACCATCCCCGGCGAGCTGTACGAGGCGGCGGAGCTGGACGGCGCGGGCGTGTGGCAGCGGCTGCGCCACGTCACGATCCCGCAGACCCGGTTCGTGCTGCTCGTCCTGCTGCTGCTCCAGATCGTCGCGACGATGCAGGTGTTCACCGAGCCGTACGTGATGACGGGTGGCGGCCCCGAGGACTCCACGGTGACCGTGATGTTCCTCGTCTACCGGTACGCCTTCGTCTACAACGACTTCGGCACCGCCAGCGCGCTGAGCCTGCTGCTCCTGATCGCCCTGGGCGTGTTCTCCGCCCTCTATCTGCGGGTCACCCGCGCCGCCAAGGAGTGA
- a CDS encoding ABC transporter substrate-binding protein, giving the protein MTSTSSRTLSLATATVLALIALTACGTSSDGAESDSGGKVKLDVNGQPPTTQAFERKLYDKHVRQFEKANPDIDIVPHEGFMDPKTFNAKLAGGKLEDVFYVYFTDTRSLIEKKQAADITDAVKDMPRRGDLQDPLMKIFQDDEGRQYGLPTSNYSMGLIYNRALFEKAGLDPDQAPKTWADVRKAAKKIAALGDNTVGYADFSKNNQGGWHYTAELYSRGGRIAEESGGKWKAAFNTPEGKATFQDLYDMRWKDDSMGSKQLLQVEDVQRMMGSGKLGMYVAAADNITVIAKQFGGKYADYALAPVPDAKATLLGGEGYMFNPKASPAKIKAGVKWIQWRYLNPDVIEKNVADYADAKLPVGIPMPTVPDVFEGPVRDRIEKAKQDKANMPTGNYQAFMDSAPKVPGVIEPPKAQEVYAILDSAMQSVLTKKDADIDALLDDAENKVNAIYDAS; this is encoded by the coding sequence ATGACATCCACGAGCAGCCGAACACTCTCGCTCGCCACCGCGACCGTTCTCGCGCTGATCGCGCTCACCGCTTGCGGCACGAGCAGCGACGGCGCCGAGTCGGATTCCGGCGGCAAGGTGAAGCTCGACGTCAACGGGCAGCCGCCCACGACCCAGGCCTTCGAGCGCAAGCTCTACGACAAGCACGTGCGGCAGTTCGAGAAGGCCAACCCGGACATCGACATCGTGCCCCACGAGGGCTTCATGGACCCGAAGACCTTCAACGCGAAGCTCGCCGGCGGCAAGTTGGAGGACGTCTTCTACGTCTACTTCACCGACACCCGGTCCCTGATCGAGAAGAAGCAGGCCGCGGACATCACGGACGCCGTCAAGGACATGCCGCGCCGCGGCGACCTCCAGGACCCGCTGATGAAGATCTTCCAGGACGACGAGGGAAGGCAGTACGGCCTGCCGACGTCGAACTACTCGATGGGACTCATCTACAACCGCGCCCTGTTCGAGAAGGCCGGCCTCGACCCCGACCAGGCACCGAAGACCTGGGCGGACGTCCGCAAGGCCGCCAAGAAGATCGCCGCGCTCGGCGACAACACCGTGGGCTACGCCGACTTCTCCAAGAACAACCAGGGCGGCTGGCACTACACGGCGGAGCTGTACTCACGCGGCGGCCGGATCGCCGAGGAGAGCGGCGGGAAGTGGAAGGCCGCCTTCAACACCCCTGAGGGCAAAGCCACCTTCCAGGACCTGTACGACATGCGCTGGAAGGACGACTCCATGGGCAGCAAGCAGCTGCTCCAGGTCGAGGACGTCCAGCGGATGATGGGCTCCGGCAAGCTCGGCATGTACGTCGCGGCCGCGGACAACATCACCGTCATCGCCAAGCAGTTCGGCGGGAAGTACGCGGACTACGCGCTCGCCCCCGTACCGGACGCGAAGGCCACGCTGCTCGGCGGCGAGGGCTACATGTTCAACCCCAAGGCGTCCCCGGCGAAGATCAAGGCCGGCGTCAAGTGGATCCAGTGGCGCTACCTCAACCCCGACGTCATCGAGAAGAACGTCGCCGACTACGCGGACGCGAAGCTCCCCGTCGGCATCCCGATGCCCACCGTCCCCGACGTCTTCGAGGGCCCCGTCCGCGACCGGATCGAGAAGGCCAAGCAGGACAAGGCGAACATGCCGACCGGCAACTACCAGGCGTTCATGGACTCCGCGCCCAAGGTGCCCGGCGTGATCGAACCGCCCAAGGCCCAGGAGGTCTACGCGATCCTCGACTCGGCGATGCAGTCCGTCCTCACCAAGAAGGACGCCGACATCGACGCCCTGCTCGACGACGCCGAGAACAAGGTCAACGCGATCTACGACGCCTCCTGA
- the glyA gene encoding serine hydroxymethyltransferase: MSLLNTPLHELDPDVAAAVDAEVHRQQSTLEMIASENFAPVAVMEAQGSVLTNKYAEGYPGRRYYGGCEHVDVAEQIAIDRVKDLFGAEYANVQPHSGASANQAALFAIAQPGDTILGLDLAHGGHLTHGMRLNFSGKQFNVVAYHVDEAGLVDMAEVERLAKENNPKVIIAGWSAYPRHLDFAEFRRIADEVGAYLWVDMAHFAGLVAAGLHPNPVPHADVVTSTTHKTLGGPRGGIILARSKEFAKKLNSAVFPGFQGGPLEHVIAAKAVSFKVAASDDFKERQQRTLDGARILAERLVQDDAKAVGVDVLSGGTDVHLVLVDLRNSELDGQQAEDRLHEVGITVNRNAVPNDPRPPMVTSGLRIGTPALATRGFDADDFREVADIIAEALKPGFDAASLKTRVTALADKHPLYPGLK, encoded by the coding sequence ATGTCGCTTCTGAACACCCCCCTCCACGAGCTGGACCCGGACGTCGCCGCCGCCGTCGACGCCGAGGTCCACCGCCAGCAGTCGACCCTGGAAATGATCGCCTCGGAGAACTTCGCTCCGGTCGCGGTCATGGAGGCCCAGGGCTCGGTCCTGACCAACAAGTACGCCGAGGGCTACCCCGGCCGCCGCTACTACGGCGGCTGCGAGCACGTCGACGTCGCCGAGCAGATCGCGATCGACCGGGTCAAGGACCTGTTCGGCGCCGAGTACGCGAACGTGCAGCCGCACTCCGGCGCCTCCGCCAACCAGGCCGCCCTCTTCGCGATCGCCCAGCCCGGCGACACGATCCTCGGCCTGGACCTGGCGCACGGCGGCCACCTCACCCACGGCATGCGCCTGAACTTCTCCGGCAAGCAGTTCAACGTGGTCGCCTACCACGTCGACGAGGCCGGTCTGGTCGACATGGCCGAGGTCGAGCGCCTGGCCAAGGAGAACAACCCGAAGGTGATCATCGCGGGCTGGTCGGCCTACCCGCGCCACCTGGACTTCGCCGAGTTCCGCCGGATCGCCGACGAGGTCGGCGCGTACCTGTGGGTCGACATGGCGCACTTCGCCGGTCTCGTCGCCGCGGGCCTGCACCCGAACCCGGTGCCCCACGCGGACGTGGTCACCTCCACCACGCACAAGACGCTCGGCGGCCCGCGCGGCGGCATCATCCTGGCCCGCAGCAAGGAGTTCGCGAAGAAGCTGAACAGCGCGGTCTTCCCCGGCTTCCAGGGCGGTCCGCTGGAGCACGTGATCGCGGCCAAGGCCGTCTCCTTCAAGGTCGCCGCCTCCGACGACTTCAAGGAGCGCCAGCAGCGCACCCTGGACGGCGCCCGCATCCTGGCCGAGCGCCTGGTGCAGGACGACGCGAAGGCCGTCGGCGTCGACGTCCTGTCCGGCGGCACGGACGTGCACCTGGTCCTGGTGGACCTGCGCAACTCCGAGCTCGACGGCCAGCAGGCCGAGGACCGCCTCCACGAGGTCGGCATCACGGTCAACCGCAACGCGGTCCCGAACGACCCGCGCCCCCCGATGGTCACCTCGGGCCTGCGGATCGGCACGCCCGCGCTCGCGACCCGCGGGTTCGACGCGGACGACTTCCGCGAGGTCGCCGACATCATCGCCGAGGCCCTCAAGCCGGGCTTCGACGCGGCGTCCCTCAAGACCCGTGTGACCGCTCTGGCCGACAAGCACCCCTTGTACCCCGGCCTGAAGTAG